A window of the Dongshaea marina genome harbors these coding sequences:
- the ftsW gene encoding cell division protein FtsW: protein MWLVLGLMGVGLIMVGSASISEGLVLKHDAFFFVKRHAFYLVLCFAMLAILLQVPMRFWEQYSGQLLLLALVMLVMVLIVGRTVNGSTRWLPLGPLNFQPSEFAKLALLTYLASYLVRKQEEVRDSLKGFLKPLFILFVLTILLLSQPDLGSMIVLFVVTMGLLFLAGARLFQFGFLMLAGVGGVVALILISPYRLKRVTMFWNPWQDPFGSGYQLTQSLMAFGRGGWFGVGLGNSVQKLEYLPEAHTDFVFSILGEELGYIGVVVVLAMLFCLAWKALMIGRRALLANRLYEGYLACGISIWFSFQSVVNVGAACGLLPTKGLTLPLVSYGGSSLIMVAAAVAILLRIDHEMRVSGMQARHLES from the coding sequence ATGTGGCTGGTGTTGGGGTTGATGGGAGTGGGTCTTATCATGGTGGGCTCAGCTTCGATCTCCGAGGGGTTGGTGCTGAAGCATGATGCTTTTTTCTTTGTAAAGCGCCACGCCTTTTACCTGGTGCTCTGTTTCGCGATGCTGGCAATCTTGCTTCAGGTGCCGATGCGTTTTTGGGAGCAATACAGCGGCCAGCTGTTGTTGCTTGCCCTGGTGATGCTGGTGATGGTGCTGATCGTCGGGCGCACCGTCAACGGTAGTACCCGCTGGCTACCGCTTGGCCCCCTGAATTTCCAGCCATCTGAGTTTGCCAAGCTGGCGCTGCTGACTTATCTCGCCAGCTACCTGGTGCGAAAACAGGAGGAGGTGCGCGATAGCCTCAAGGGGTTTTTAAAACCGCTGTTTATCCTGTTTGTGTTGACTATCCTGCTGCTAAGCCAGCCGGATCTTGGGTCGATGATCGTGCTGTTTGTGGTCACCATGGGGCTACTGTTTTTGGCCGGGGCCCGCTTGTTCCAGTTTGGCTTTCTGATGCTGGCCGGAGTCGGGGGGGTGGTTGCACTGATCCTGATCTCCCCCTATCGTCTCAAACGGGTCACCATGTTTTGGAACCCCTGGCAGGATCCCTTCGGCAGTGGATATCAGCTGACTCAGTCTTTGATGGCATTTGGCCGGGGTGGCTGGTTTGGTGTCGGGCTCGGCAATTCGGTACAAAAACTTGAGTACCTGCCCGAAGCTCACACGGACTTTGTTTTTTCGATTCTGGGTGAAGAGCTGGGCTATATCGGGGTGGTAGTTGTGCTGGCGATGCTGTTTTGCCTGGCCTGGAAAGCCCTGATGATAGGGCGCAGAGCCCTGCTGGCCAACCGATTGTATGAGGGGTATCTCGCCTGTGGGATCAGCATCTGGTTTAGCTTTCAGTCGGTGGTTAATGTCGGGGCTGCCTGTGGTTTGCTGCCGACCAAGGGATTGACTCTGCCACTGGTGAGTTATGGCGGTTCCAGCCTGATTATGGTTGCTGCCGCAGTGGCGATCTTATTGCGCATCGATCACGAGATGCGGGTTTCGGGTATGCAGGCCCGTCATTTGGAGAGTTAA
- a CDS encoding Mur ligase domain-containing protein, with translation MIPLNLQQIAQVLNATLVGDSCTLASVSIDTRTLGPGALYVALRGERFDGHQFCDKAREQGRLPCWFRSARMLLYLN, from the coding sequence ATGATTCCCCTGAATCTGCAACAGATCGCACAGGTTCTCAATGCGACCCTGGTCGGGGATAGCTGTACGCTGGCATCGGTCAGTATAGATACCCGAACCCTTGGCCCGGGTGCCCTGTATGTGGCCTTGCGAGGCGAACGGTTTGATGGGCATCAGTTTTGTGACAAGGCAAGAGAGCAGGGGCGGTTGCCCTGTTGGTTCAGGAGCGCCAGGATGTTGCTTTACCTCAATTAG
- the murG gene encoding undecaprenyldiphospho-muramoylpentapeptide beta-N-acetylglucosaminyltransferase codes for MSKRTLLVMAGGTGGHVFPGLAVADYLKQQGWDIHWLGTRERLEAQLVPEHGYPISFIEIKALRGQGLKSKLQAPWKLLKALGQARRVIKAIKPDVVLGMGGFASGPGGVAARLAGIPLVLHEQNAAAGMTNRLLSKIATRVLEAFPNTFQNSPKLELVGNPVRQAMIDIPAPQERLDLSRKSLRVLVIGGSQGAKVLNETLPQAVANIADLEIRHQCGKGQQQSVSEAYYDLGVKTGVQANVTVLPFIKDMAAAYTWADLLICRAGALTVAEVSAAGVAAIFVPFAAAVDDHQTKNARQLVRAGAALLIPQAELTAELLSQKIAQLAQDRPQILDMATKARQQAITDATKRVANVCQKLVAQEID; via the coding sequence ATGAGTAAACGGACACTATTAGTGATGGCTGGCGGAACCGGAGGACATGTTTTTCCCGGCTTGGCCGTTGCTGATTATCTGAAGCAGCAGGGCTGGGATATTCATTGGCTGGGTACCCGTGAGCGCCTGGAGGCTCAGTTAGTGCCGGAGCATGGTTACCCTATCTCTTTCATTGAGATCAAGGCGCTCAGAGGGCAGGGGCTCAAGAGTAAGCTGCAGGCCCCCTGGAAGCTGTTAAAGGCATTGGGGCAAGCTCGCCGGGTGATAAAGGCCATCAAGCCTGATGTGGTACTGGGAATGGGCGGCTTTGCCAGTGGTCCGGGTGGTGTCGCGGCACGCCTTGCGGGGATCCCCCTGGTTCTTCACGAGCAAAATGCCGCCGCCGGGATGACCAATCGCCTGCTTTCTAAAATTGCGACTCGAGTGCTGGAAGCTTTTCCTAATACTTTTCAAAATTCACCCAAGCTGGAGCTGGTGGGCAACCCGGTTCGCCAGGCGATGATCGATATCCCTGCCCCACAGGAGCGGCTGGATCTGAGCCGCAAATCCCTGAGGGTGCTGGTGATCGGTGGTAGCCAGGGTGCAAAAGTTCTTAATGAGACACTGCCACAGGCGGTGGCTAATATCGCTGATCTTGAGATCCGCCATCAGTGTGGCAAGGGCCAGCAGCAGAGCGTCTCTGAGGCCTACTACGATCTTGGAGTTAAAACCGGGGTTCAGGCCAATGTGACTGTTCTGCCTTTCATCAAAGACATGGCCGCGGCCTACACCTGGGCGGATCTTCTGATCTGCCGGGCCGGAGCGCTTACGGTTGCTGAGGTCTCTGCGGCGGGAGTGGCGGCGATCTTTGTTCCTTTTGCCGCGGCGGTCGATGATCACCAGACCAAGAATGCCCGGCAGTTGGTCAGAGCGGGAGCCGCCCTGCTGATCCCTCAGGCGGAGTTAACTGCAGAATTACTGAGCCAGAAAATAGCGCAGCTTGCACAAGACAGGCCGCAGAT
- the ftsL gene encoding cell division protein FtsL: protein MAEQRINLTREILSDLLRHKVQLILVVLVLVAAFSVIVITNQTRIAISQQNKQLMHQDKLDDEWRHLLLEDSALAEHSRISFIARTKLQMVRPAPKQERIITER from the coding sequence ATGGCTGAGCAAAGGATCAACCTGACACGGGAGATACTCAGTGACCTGCTACGGCATAAGGTGCAGCTGATATTGGTTGTGCTGGTGTTGGTGGCGGCATTTTCAGTCATCGTCATCACCAACCAGACCCGGATCGCCATAAGTCAGCAAAATAAGCAGCTGATGCACCAGGACAAGCTGGATGATGAGTGGCGGCATCTTCTGCTGGAAGATAGTGCATTGGCGGAGCATTCGCGGATCAGTTTTATCGCGCGAACCAAGCTTCAGATGGTGCGACCGGCACCCAAACAGGAACGGATCATTACTGAGCGATGA
- the murD gene encoding UDP-N-acetylmuramoyl-L-alanine--D-glutamate ligase, with the protein MAGHSVVVLGMGKTGLACVDYLYRQGVSPLVVDSRENPPGLASLPADVARHCGDFPQELLCRAKTLVVSPGISLKQPAIEAARASGVEIIGDIELFARANRVPVIGITGSNGKSTVTTLVGLMAEKADLRVGVAGNIGTPVLSLLEESLDLCVLELSSFQLETTFSLSCQAATVLNLSEDHMDRYLDIEDYRAAKLRIYRGAQAVISNRQDLRTYPLEACPDFSFGSDNSGYGLLEVDGECWLAVEGEPVMNTRDMGLLGRHNQLNALAAMALADRVGIQREAQLAALREFSGLAYRCELVANKNGVLWVNDSKATNVGATIAAIEGLEGQYSGRLFLLAGGQGKGQDFSPLEPLLNHQVHQTICFGEDGDAIAGLTPQHHRVDSLEQAIDYCSNQVCAGDLVLLAPACASFDQFVSFEARGARFNQLVELL; encoded by the coding sequence ATGGCTGGGCATTCAGTCGTTGTGTTGGGGATGGGCAAGACAGGCCTGGCCTGTGTTGACTACCTGTACCGCCAGGGCGTGTCGCCTCTGGTGGTGGATAGCCGTGAAAATCCACCGGGTCTTGCCAGCCTGCCAGCGGATGTCGCCCGTCACTGTGGTGATTTTCCTCAAGAGTTGTTGTGTCGGGCGAAAACCCTGGTGGTCAGCCCCGGGATCTCTCTTAAGCAACCGGCGATTGAAGCAGCCCGGGCAAGTGGCGTTGAGATCATTGGTGATATTGAGCTGTTTGCCCGCGCAAACCGTGTGCCTGTCATCGGGATCACCGGCTCTAATGGTAAGAGTACGGTTACCACTCTGGTGGGGCTGATGGCTGAAAAAGCAGATCTCAGGGTGGGGGTCGCCGGGAATATTGGTACTCCGGTTCTCAGCCTGCTGGAGGAGTCATTGGATCTGTGTGTCCTTGAGCTCTCAAGCTTTCAGCTGGAGACCACCTTTTCTCTGAGCTGTCAGGCGGCCACTGTCCTCAATCTGAGTGAAGATCACATGGATCGCTACCTGGATATCGAAGATTATCGCGCCGCCAAATTGCGGATCTATCGAGGGGCTCAGGCGGTGATTAGTAACCGGCAGGACTTAAGAACCTATCCTCTGGAGGCTTGCCCGGATTTTAGTTTCGGCTCAGACAATAGCGGTTATGGGCTCCTGGAAGTTGATGGAGAGTGTTGGCTGGCGGTTGAGGGTGAACCTGTGATGAATACCCGGGATATGGGGTTGCTGGGACGCCACAATCAGCTCAATGCACTGGCGGCGATGGCGCTGGCCGATCGGGTCGGGATCCAAAGAGAGGCACAGCTGGCCGCACTGCGCGAGTTCAGCGGCCTTGCTTACCGCTGCGAGCTGGTTGCCAATAAGAACGGAGTGCTCTGGGTGAATGACTCCAAGGCGACCAATGTCGGGGCGACAATAGCCGCGATTGAAGGCCTTGAGGGGCAATATAGTGGTCGGCTGTTTTTGCTGGCCGGAGGCCAGGGCAAGGGGCAGGATTTTTCACCCCTTGAGCCGCTTCTCAATCACCAGGTCCATCAGACTATCTGTTTTGGTGAGGATGGGGATGCTATTGCGGGGTTAACACCACAGCACCATAGAGTGGACAGCCTGGAGCAGGCGATCGATTACTGCAGCAACCAGGTATGTGCAGGCGATCTGGTTCTGTTGGCTCCGGCCTGTGCCAGCTTCGATCAGTTCGTGAGCTTTGAGGCCCGGGGCGCACGCTTTAATCAGTTGGTCGAGCTGTTATGA
- the murE gene encoding UDP-N-acetylmuramoyl-L-alanyl-D-glutamate--2,6-diaminopimelate ligase: MLMLDDLLRPWGVIAPNREVQNITLDSRTLQPGELFLAVRGHEVDGRNYITSAIGKGASAVVVECDSHQQHGSCEVRDGVPCLSFWQLSMHLSAIAARFYGQPAEQMAVVGVTGTNGKSTISHLVANWCQLLGQQSAVMGTLGNGLWQKIRPGTNTTASAVECQQLLAQFVKQRVDVVAMEVSSHGLDQFRVDGIPFRVAVFSNLSRDHLDYHGDLQSYAEAKSRLFSFSSVEHRVINADDLLGRGLIQQYPQSIAYSLKGRPLAHPGDSIWVEAIEFSDSGFCARIGSSFGRGELKVPLLGEFNVENVLAALGSMLALGYEWNALLDVAPRLMAVSGRMELFSSENHPAMVVDYAHTPDALHKALLAVRQHCRGTLWCIFGCGGDRDRGKRSQMMALAEEHADRVVVTDDNPRRESPGQIVSEILAGADKPERVQVIHQRDQAIRWAFEQAAKDDLILVAGKGHEDYQIVGDKVLDFSDRQWVRELQESQS, from the coding sequence ATGCTCATGCTTGATGATCTCCTCAGACCCTGGGGAGTAATAGCACCTAACCGAGAGGTTCAGAACATAACACTGGACAGTCGTACTCTCCAACCGGGGGAGCTATTTTTGGCGGTCCGAGGCCATGAAGTTGATGGTCGTAACTATATAACATCTGCCATCGGTAAAGGAGCGAGTGCTGTCGTTGTGGAGTGTGATTCACATCAGCAGCATGGGTCATGCGAAGTACGTGACGGGGTCCCCTGCCTGTCGTTCTGGCAACTTTCAATGCATCTGTCTGCGATTGCCGCCCGCTTTTATGGGCAGCCTGCAGAACAGATGGCAGTCGTGGGAGTCACCGGAACCAATGGTAAGAGCACCATCTCTCATCTGGTTGCGAACTGGTGTCAGCTCTTGGGGCAGCAGTCAGCCGTGATGGGCACGTTGGGCAATGGCTTGTGGCAAAAGATAAGGCCCGGGACAAATACCACTGCCAGTGCAGTTGAGTGCCAGCAGTTGCTGGCGCAGTTTGTCAAACAAAGGGTCGATGTAGTGGCAATGGAGGTCTCATCCCACGGACTGGATCAGTTTCGGGTAGATGGGATCCCGTTTCGGGTCGCGGTCTTCAGCAATCTCAGCCGCGATCACCTCGATTATCACGGGGATTTGCAAAGCTATGCAGAGGCAAAAAGCCGGCTGTTTAGCTTTAGCTCCGTTGAACATCGGGTGATCAATGCTGACGATCTGCTGGGCCGCGGTTTGATTCAACAATATCCACAATCTATCGCTTATTCGCTAAAAGGCCGGCCTTTGGCACACCCGGGAGATTCAATCTGGGTTGAGGCTATAGAATTTAGCGATTCTGGCTTTTGCGCCCGGATCGGCTCCTCATTTGGTCGGGGTGAGCTCAAGGTTCCCTTGCTGGGTGAGTTTAATGTTGAAAATGTTCTGGCAGCCCTGGGCTCAATGCTGGCCCTTGGTTATGAATGGAATGCTCTGTTAGATGTGGCGCCACGGTTGATGGCGGTGTCTGGACGGATGGAGCTGTTCTCCTCTGAAAACCATCCCGCCATGGTGGTGGATTATGCCCACACCCCGGATGCGCTGCATAAGGCGTTGCTTGCGGTTCGCCAGCACTGCAGGGGGACCCTGTGGTGTATTTTTGGCTGCGGCGGGGACAGGGACAGGGGCAAGCGTTCACAGATGATGGCGTTGGCCGAGGAGCATGCAGACAGGGTGGTGGTAACCGATGACAACCCACGCCGCGAGTCACCCGGGCAGATCGTGTCTGAGATACTGGCCGGAGCAGACAAGCCGGAGCGGGTGCAGGTGATTCATCAGCGTGATCAGGCGATCCGCTGGGCCTTTGAGCAGGCGGCGAAGGATGATCTGATCCTGGTTGCCGGCAAGGGCCATGAAGATTATCAGATAGTAGGAGATAAGGTGCTCGATTTTAGTGACCGCCAGTGGGTCAGAGAGCTTCAGGAGAGTCAGTCATGA
- a CDS encoding UDP-N-acetylmuramoyl-tripeptide--D-alanyl-D-alanine ligase, with product MVQERQDVALPQLVVRDSHQALADLGAYVRSQLDLKVAAITGSCGKTSVKEMLASILGREGKALATRGNLNNEIGVPLTLLELTEEHQYAVIELGANHAGEIAFTTALTRPDVAVVTNVSAAHLEGFGSLQGVADAKFEIFQGLGKEGIAVLNRKQYDFENWHHKLAIQPQLGFALEDPDSDLYADAIEMQASGCRFMLHTPKGAAEVRLRVPGRHNVANALAAAGTALALGIPLETIVAGLEAFDSVPGRLQRTELKDCVVIDDSYNASADSVSAAIEVLKEMPGYRIFVFGDMAELGDESDALHQRIGRELKASGIEQVLLLGDKTRLTAKECQGHWYSDKPLLIKALEQLITEQKDVVILVKGARSMKMDEVVTVLTNNEEMAC from the coding sequence TTGGTTCAGGAGCGCCAGGATGTTGCTTTACCTCAATTAGTGGTCAGGGATAGCCATCAGGCATTGGCCGATCTTGGTGCTTATGTCCGCTCTCAACTGGATCTGAAGGTTGCAGCTATCACCGGAAGCTGTGGCAAGACCTCGGTCAAAGAGATGCTGGCGAGTATTCTGGGGCGTGAGGGGAAAGCACTGGCGACCCGCGGCAATCTGAATAACGAGATAGGGGTGCCACTGACATTGCTGGAGCTGACCGAAGAGCATCAGTATGCGGTCATCGAGCTTGGGGCAAATCACGCCGGCGAGATCGCCTTTACTACGGCACTCACTCGCCCGGATGTCGCCGTGGTGACCAATGTCTCGGCGGCACACCTTGAGGGTTTTGGCTCCCTACAGGGGGTGGCCGATGCCAAGTTCGAGATTTTCCAGGGGCTGGGCAAAGAGGGGATCGCGGTTCTTAATCGCAAGCAATATGACTTCGAAAATTGGCATCACAAGCTGGCGATACAGCCCCAGCTGGGATTTGCCCTTGAGGATCCTGACTCGGATCTCTACGCCGATGCGATAGAGATGCAGGCCTCGGGGTGCCGGTTTATGCTGCACACCCCGAAAGGAGCCGCAGAGGTGCGACTCAGGGTTCCCGGGCGTCATAATGTGGCTAATGCGTTGGCAGCTGCCGGCACGGCATTGGCTTTAGGGATCCCTCTGGAGACTATTGTTGCGGGCCTTGAGGCGTTCGACTCGGTTCCGGGGCGCCTGCAACGAACCGAGCTCAAAGATTGTGTGGTGATCGATGACAGTTACAATGCCAGTGCCGATTCGGTGAGTGCTGCCATTGAGGTGCTCAAAGAGATGCCAGGCTACCGGATCTTCGTGTTTGGGGATATGGCTGAGCTTGGAGATGAGAGTGATGCTCTTCATCAGCGGATCGGCCGGGAGCTGAAGGCCAGTGGTATTGAACAGGTACTGCTGCTGGGTGATAAGACCCGGCTGACGGCCAAAGAGTGCCAGGGGCACTGGTACAGCGATAAGCCGCTGCTGATCAAGGCATTGGAGCAGCTAATAACAGAACAAAAAGATGTAGTGATTTTGGTTAAAGGGGCCAGAAGTATGAAGATGGATGAGGTTGTGACTGTACTCACCAATAACGAGGAGATGGCATGCTAG
- the rsmH gene encoding 16S rRNA (cytosine(1402)-N(4))-methyltransferase RsmH has protein sequence MTEQQYLHKTVLLHEAVDGLSIKEDGTYIDGTFGRGGHSRLILEQLGPNGRLIAIDRDPQAIAEAQKIDDPRFEIVHGAFSELASYVAERGLTGKIDGVLLDLGVSSPQLDDAERGFSFMNDGPLDMRMDSSKGETAADWLAYAEAEDIARVLKEYGEERFAKRIARGIVRHREEQVLERTGQLASLIAEVSPTRERHKHPATRSFQAIRIHINGELEQIDEALEAALKVLASEGRLSVISFHSLEDRRVKRFIRKHEKGIEPPPGLPLTEQQMNQGRSLRSIGKARKPSEQEIEQNVRARSSVLRIAERLVF, from the coding sequence GAAGCGGTAGATGGACTGTCTATTAAAGAGGATGGAACCTATATTGACGGCACCTTCGGCCGTGGTGGCCACTCGCGCCTTATCCTCGAGCAACTTGGGCCCAATGGCCGTTTGATTGCGATCGATCGTGACCCACAGGCGATCGCCGAGGCACAAAAGATTGATGATCCCCGCTTTGAGATTGTGCACGGTGCATTTTCCGAGCTGGCCAGCTATGTGGCCGAGCGGGGACTGACCGGCAAGATCGATGGTGTGCTGCTGGATCTGGGAGTCTCCTCACCTCAGCTTGATGATGCCGAGCGCGGCTTTAGCTTCATGAATGATGGCCCTCTGGATATGCGGATGGACTCCAGCAAGGGTGAGACTGCAGCGGACTGGCTGGCTTACGCTGAAGCGGAAGATATCGCCAGAGTGCTGAAAGAGTATGGCGAGGAGCGCTTTGCCAAGCGGATCGCCCGCGGCATAGTACGCCACCGTGAGGAGCAGGTTTTAGAGCGCACCGGGCAGCTGGCAAGTCTCATCGCAGAGGTGAGCCCGACCCGTGAGCGGCATAAGCATCCGGCGACCCGTAGTTTTCAGGCGATCCGTATCCATATCAATGGTGAGCTTGAGCAGATTGATGAGGCGCTGGAGGCGGCACTCAAGGTGCTGGCTTCCGAGGGGCGGCTGTCGGTGATTAGCTTCCACTCCCTTGAAGATCGCCGGGTGAAGCGCTTTATCCGCAAGCATGAAAAAGGGATTGAGCCACCTCCGGGCCTGCCTCTGACCGAACAGCAGATGAACCAGGGACGCTCCTTGCGCTCAATTGGCAAGGCGCGTAAGCCCAGTGAGCAAGAGATAGAGCAGAATGTGCGGGCCAGAAGCTCGGTGTTACGAATTGCTGAGAGACTGGTGTTTTAA
- the mraY gene encoding phospho-N-acetylmuramoyl-pentapeptide-transferase, protein MLVWLAEHLTHYWSVFNIFSYLTFRAILSILTSLVICLWMGPRLIKRLQRLQIGQVVRNDGPESHFSKSGTPTMGGIMILVSIAISCLLWARLDNPDVWVVLFVLVTFGIIGFIDDYRKVVRKDPNGLIARWKYFWQSVATLLVAFFLYATAHHASETTLVIPFFKSVMPQLGLWFILLTYFVVVGSSNAVNLTDGLDGLAIMPTVMVAAGFAIVAWATGNVNFASYLHIPYVPKAGELVVVCTSIVGAGLGFLWFNTYPAQVFMGDVGSLALGALLGIIAVLVRQEFLLVIMGGVFVLETVSVILQVGSYKLRGQRIFRMAPIHHHYELKGWPEPRVIVRFWIMTLVLVLVGLATLKMR, encoded by the coding sequence ATGCTAGTCTGGCTTGCGGAGCATCTGACACACTATTGGAGTGTGTTTAATATCTTTTCGTACCTGACTTTTCGGGCGATCCTGAGCATTCTGACCAGTCTGGTGATCTGTCTGTGGATGGGGCCGCGCCTTATCAAGCGCCTGCAACGTCTGCAGATAGGTCAGGTGGTACGAAATGATGGGCCGGAATCCCATTTCAGCAAGTCCGGCACCCCGACCATGGGCGGGATCATGATCCTGGTTTCGATTGCGATCTCCTGCCTGCTGTGGGCGAGGCTGGATAACCCGGATGTGTGGGTGGTGCTGTTTGTGCTGGTGACCTTTGGAATCATAGGCTTCATCGATGACTACCGCAAGGTGGTGCGTAAGGACCCTAATGGTTTGATCGCCCGCTGGAAGTATTTTTGGCAATCGGTGGCAACCCTGTTGGTTGCATTTTTTCTCTATGCAACCGCCCACCATGCCAGTGAAACCACCCTGGTGATCCCCTTTTTCAAGAGTGTGATGCCTCAGCTGGGTTTGTGGTTTATTTTGCTGACCTACTTTGTGGTGGTTGGTTCGAGTAATGCGGTAAACCTGACCGATGGCCTGGATGGATTGGCGATTATGCCAACCGTCATGGTGGCTGCCGGATTTGCCATTGTGGCCTGGGCGACCGGTAATGTGAATTTTGCCAGTTACCTGCATATCCCCTATGTGCCAAAGGCCGGTGAGTTGGTGGTTGTCTGTACCTCGATTGTGGGGGCGGGCCTTGGGTTTTTATGGTTTAACACCTACCCGGCTCAGGTGTTCATGGGTGATGTTGGCTCACTGGCGCTGGGAGCTCTGCTCGGTATCATCGCCGTGTTGGTTCGCCAGGAGTTTTTGCTGGTGATCATGGGAGGAGTTTTTGTGCTGGAGACTGTTTCTGTGATCCTGCAGGTCGGCTCCTACAAGCTTCGTGGCCAGCGAATATTCCGCATGGCCCCGATACATCATCACTATGAACTCAAAGGATGGCCAGAGCCTCGGGTGATCGTTCGCTTTTGGATCATGACACTGGTGCTGGTCCTGGTGGGACTTGCAACATTGAAGATGAGGTAA